In Paenibacillus sonchi, a single genomic region encodes these proteins:
- a CDS encoding ABC transporter permease, translating to MGMNIAVPAVPAKKKKFTRQKGSWGLYLMLLPAVVLTAIFVYVPMSGLLMAFQDYKPSLGISKSPWVGLDQFKFLFEYPDSMQVIWNTLKISFLKLAIGMFSTLAFALLINEVKHKFLRTSVQTFVFLPHFISWVVLGGIFIQLLNPEYGLVNQLLKALGHEPVFFLGSNHWFVPIVLFTDAWKEFGYGSIIYLAALVGINPALYEAAQLDGANKLKQMLNITLPSLIPTICVMLTISLGGVLNAGFDQIFNLYNPLVYESGDIIDTFVFRIGLIGGNFSFGTAIGLFKSVVGLILILGGYRLAYKVADYKIF from the coding sequence ATGGGCATGAATATTGCTGTACCTGCTGTACCGGCAAAAAAAAAGAAATTTACTAGACAAAAAGGTAGCTGGGGATTATACCTTATGCTCCTGCCCGCTGTGGTACTGACCGCAATCTTTGTCTATGTACCCATGAGCGGCCTGTTAATGGCCTTTCAGGATTATAAGCCCTCTCTGGGGATTTCCAAATCTCCCTGGGTCGGACTAGACCAATTCAAGTTTTTATTTGAATATCCCGACAGCATGCAGGTCATTTGGAACACGCTGAAAATTTCGTTTCTCAAATTAGCCATTGGCATGTTCAGTACCCTTGCGTTTGCGCTGCTGATCAATGAGGTGAAACACAAATTTCTGCGCACCTCGGTTCAAACCTTTGTGTTTCTGCCTCACTTCATTTCCTGGGTGGTGCTCGGCGGTATCTTCATTCAGCTGTTGAATCCGGAATATGGCTTAGTGAACCAACTGCTGAAAGCCTTGGGTCACGAGCCCGTGTTCTTTCTGGGCAGCAACCACTGGTTTGTGCCAATCGTGCTCTTTACGGATGCATGGAAAGAATTCGGTTACGGGTCCATCATTTATCTGGCGGCCCTGGTGGGCATTAATCCGGCTCTATATGAAGCCGCTCAGCTTGACGGAGCGAACAAACTGAAACAAATGTTGAATATTACCCTTCCCAGCCTGATCCCCACTATCTGTGTCATGCTGACGATCTCCCTGGGCGGTGTGCTCAATGCAGGCTTTGACCAAATCTTCAACTTGTACAATCCGCTGGTCTATGAGAGCGGCGATATCATTGATACCTTCGTGTTCCGTATCGGTTTGATCGGCGGGAATTTCAGTTTCGGTACAGCGATCGGATTGTTCAAGTCTGTAGTGGGCCTGATCCTGATTCTAGGCGGATACCGGCTCGCCTACAAAGTTGCAGATTATAAGATTTTCTAA
- a CDS encoding carbohydrate ABC transporter permease, which produces MRRTAQFSTFQLINNIIMVMLAVICILPFLHVLSVSLSSSAAVSANKVTFWPIGLNLNSYSRALEDTQLLRSLWISVERTLLSVTLGLTVTSMAAYVLSKGGGQKGIAGYKWFVGFFIVAMLFNGGMIPTYLVVTKMGLYNTIWALILPTMINVFNIILIMNFFKALPQELEEAAFIDGAGHWKVYLRVMLPLSLPVMATVGLFTVVGEWNEWLAGQIYMKPENAPMSTFLKAAISMPNIDIKNAEAAAKFNALSLNSAQIFIGALPILLIYPFLQKFFAKGIVIGAVKE; this is translated from the coding sequence ATGCGTAGAACAGCCCAATTCAGTACATTTCAACTCATCAACAATATCATCATGGTCATGCTGGCCGTGATCTGCATCCTGCCGTTTCTTCATGTTTTGTCTGTATCCTTAAGTTCCAGTGCAGCTGTTTCTGCCAATAAAGTAACCTTTTGGCCGATTGGGTTGAATTTGAACTCCTACAGCAGGGCGCTGGAAGATACCCAATTGCTTCGTTCCCTCTGGATTTCGGTGGAACGGACCTTGTTAAGTGTAACGTTGGGGCTGACGGTGACCAGTATGGCAGCTTATGTACTGTCCAAAGGCGGAGGACAGAAAGGGATTGCGGGCTACAAGTGGTTTGTCGGATTTTTTATTGTAGCCATGCTTTTCAACGGAGGGATGATTCCGACGTATCTGGTGGTGACCAAAATGGGTCTGTATAACACCATATGGGCGCTGATCCTGCCGACGATGATCAATGTATTTAATATCATCCTGATTATGAATTTTTTCAAGGCATTACCGCAGGAGCTGGAAGAAGCAGCATTTATAGATGGTGCCGGGCACTGGAAAGTGTATCTGAGAGTGATGTTGCCCTTGTCGCTGCCGGTCATGGCAACAGTAGGACTGTTCACAGTGGTAGGAGAATGGAATGAATGGTTGGCGGGTCAAATCTATATGAAGCCGGAAAACGCCCCGATGAGTACGTTCCTGAAGGCCGCTATATCGATGCCAAATATTGATATCAAGAATGCAGAAGCCGCAGCGAAATTCAATGCATTGTCCCTGAATTCTGCCCAAATCTTCATCGGAGCTTTGCCGATCTTGCTGATCTATCCCTTCCTCCAAAAATTCTTTGCGAAAGGTATAGTGATTGGGGCAGTGAAGGAGTAG